From Streptomyces sp. TLI_053, a single genomic window includes:
- a CDS encoding aminoglycoside phosphotransferase family protein yields the protein MHRFDEGRARLLLARACESAGLPEPTGARLLALGENAVFDLGDPAVVAKVGRAPELRDRARRELAVADWLAGHDVPVVRPYDAVPAGPRLAEGHPVTFWHRLAPAERPARPVDLAPLLHAVHRLPEPPFALGRRDLLAPVERWLASAEGHVDPADVDFLRDRRDSFAAAAAALVPHLPTGVIHGDALPRNVHVGPDGPVLLDLEFVAHDLREHDLVVLALSHDRYGVPDADYREFTAAYGWDVREWPGFAVLRGARETASASWVAQQAPGNPAALAEFRRRVDSLRTGATEVRWYPF from the coding sequence CGCCGGCCTGCCCGAACCCACCGGCGCCCGGCTGCTCGCCCTCGGCGAGAACGCCGTCTTCGACCTCGGCGACCCGGCCGTGGTCGCCAAGGTCGGCCGCGCGCCCGAACTGCGCGACCGGGCCCGCCGTGAACTCGCCGTCGCCGACTGGCTGGCCGGCCACGACGTCCCGGTGGTCCGCCCGTACGACGCGGTGCCCGCCGGGCCCCGGCTCGCCGAAGGGCACCCGGTCACCTTCTGGCACCGGCTCGCCCCCGCCGAACGGCCCGCCCGCCCGGTGGACCTCGCCCCGCTGCTGCACGCCGTGCACCGGCTGCCCGAGCCGCCGTTCGCGCTCGGCCGCCGCGACCTGCTCGCCCCCGTCGAGCGCTGGCTCGCCTCCGCCGAGGGCCACGTCGACCCGGCCGACGTCGACTTCCTGCGCGACCGCCGGGACTCCTTCGCCGCCGCGGCGGCCGCGCTCGTCCCGCACCTGCCGACCGGGGTGATCCACGGCGACGCGCTGCCGCGCAACGTCCACGTCGGCCCGGACGGGCCCGTCCTGCTCGACCTGGAGTTCGTCGCGCACGACCTGCGCGAGCACGACCTGGTGGTGCTCGCGCTCAGCCACGACCGGTACGGCGTGCCGGACGCGGACTACCGGGAGTTCACCGCGGCGTACGGCTGGGACGTGCGCGAGTGGCCCGGCTTCGCGGTGCTGCGCGGGGCCAGGGAGACGGCCAGCGCCTCCTGGGTCGCCCAGCAGGCACCGGGCAACCCGGCGGCACTGGCCGAGTTCCGGCGCCGGGTGGACTCGCTGCGGACCGGCGCCACCGAGGTGCGCTGGTACCCGTTCTGA
- a CDS encoding DUF3592 domain-containing protein, whose translation MATDRPIALGPRLSRGRIVGLAVTAVLTAATGWLTATGAVRAFAADACGPERHCGALPTVLLLVLGPLLWLAALVAAATTAHGDAPTTEPSATSDRGVLLGCLAAGLLGAALAGGTARPWLLAPVLPLALLTAALDRHGARRWRAHRLAAGRQERLDREGITVPALITRVTGTGATDDEDPELRVTVGFRTVDGADRTAATVDTFPPGRAPRPGDGAEVRYHPDDPENLHVTIAARTAAPQDGGVVSALERLAALRREGALDAAEFAAAKALLLGGGISAEASGGL comes from the coding sequence ATGGCCACCGATCGCCCCATCGCCCTCGGACCGCGCCTGAGCCGCGGCCGGATCGTCGGACTCGCCGTCACCGCCGTCCTCACCGCGGCCACCGGCTGGCTCACCGCCACCGGCGCCGTCCGGGCGTTCGCCGCCGACGCCTGCGGCCCCGAACGGCACTGCGGCGCCCTGCCCACCGTCCTCCTGCTCGTCCTCGGGCCGCTGCTCTGGCTGGCGGCCCTGGTGGCCGCCGCCACCACCGCCCACGGCGACGCCCCCACCACCGAGCCCTCGGCCACCTCCGACCGGGGCGTCCTGCTCGGCTGCCTGGCCGCCGGCCTGCTCGGCGCGGCCCTCGCCGGGGGGACCGCCCGGCCCTGGCTGCTCGCGCCCGTCCTCCCGCTCGCCCTGCTCACCGCCGCCCTGGACCGGCACGGCGCCCGGCGCTGGCGCGCCCACCGGCTGGCCGCCGGACGACAGGAGCGGCTGGACCGGGAGGGCATCACCGTCCCGGCCCTGATCACCCGCGTCACCGGCACCGGGGCGACCGACGACGAGGACCCCGAGCTGCGCGTCACCGTCGGCTTCCGCACCGTCGACGGAGCCGACCGCACGGCCGCCACCGTCGACACCTTCCCGCCCGGCCGCGCCCCGCGCCCCGGCGACGGCGCCGAGGTCCGCTACCACCCCGACGATCCGGAGAACCTCCACGTCACCATCGCCGCCCGCACCGCCGCCCCGCAGGACGGCGGTGTCGTGTCCGCCCTCGAACGCCTCGCCGCGCTCCGGCGCGAGGGCGCCCTCGACGCCGCCGAGTTCGCCGCCGCCAAGGCCCTGCTGCTCGGGGGCGGGATCAGCGCAGAGGCCAGCGGGGGTCTATGA
- a CDS encoding exonuclease domain-containing protein produces MSWWQQPLVGFDLETTGTDPAVDRIVTAALVDTVGDRRLDATGWLLDPGVPIPAEAAAIHGIGDDLARAKGRPAKEAVDEIAGALCARLAEGWAVVAFNAPFDLSMLDAELRRYGLPALAERLGGPVVPVLDALVIDRAVDKYRKGSRTLQRVCEVYGVELTDAHEAGSDALAAVRVAVALAERYPDQVGAVPVAELHARQVDWHRAWAEDLQAWLRRAKDPEAVIDPRWPLR; encoded by the coding sequence ATGAGCTGGTGGCAGCAGCCACTGGTCGGCTTCGACCTGGAGACCACGGGTACCGACCCGGCCGTGGACCGGATTGTCACGGCCGCCCTCGTGGACACCGTCGGGGACCGCCGGCTGGATGCCACCGGGTGGCTGCTCGACCCGGGGGTGCCGATCCCCGCGGAGGCGGCGGCGATCCACGGGATCGGGGACGACCTGGCGCGGGCCAAGGGGCGGCCCGCCAAGGAGGCGGTGGACGAGATAGCCGGCGCGCTGTGCGCCCGGCTCGCCGAGGGGTGGGCGGTGGTGGCGTTCAACGCCCCGTTCGACCTCTCGATGCTCGACGCCGAGCTGCGCCGGTACGGGCTGCCGGCGCTGGCCGAGCGGCTCGGCGGGCCGGTCGTGCCGGTGCTCGACGCACTGGTGATCGACCGCGCGGTGGACAAGTACCGCAAGGGCTCGCGGACCCTGCAGCGGGTCTGCGAGGTGTACGGCGTCGAGCTGACCGACGCCCACGAGGCGGGCAGTGACGCCCTCGCCGCCGTCCGGGTCGCGGTGGCCCTCGCCGAGCGCTACCCGGACCAGGTCGGCGCCGTCCCGGTGGCCGAGCTCCACGCCCGTCAGGTCGACTGGCACCGGGCCTGGGCCGAGGACCTCCAGGCCTGGCTCCGCCGGGCCAAGGACCCGGAGGCGGTCATAGACCCCCGCTGGCCTCTGCGCTGA